The Anoxybacillus flavithermus genome has a segment encoding these proteins:
- a CDS encoding UDP-N-acetylglucosamine diphosphorylase/glucosamine-1-phosphate N-acetyltransferase → MRRYAIILAAGQGTRMRSKLYKVLHPVCGKPMVQHVVDAISTLHVDRLITVVGFGAERVKEQLGSQSEYVIQEQQLGTAHAVLQAAPHLADKDGVTLVVCGDTPLITSETMEALLQHHLQTKAKATILTALAEDPTGYGRIVRNEDGHVEKIVEHKDATEEERNIREINTGTYCFDNRALFEALTKVSNDNAQGEYYLPDVIEILKKQGEIISAYETPVFEETLGVNDRIALAQAEKIMRARIHRKHMANGVTIIDPEHTYIGPDVHIGQDTIIYPGTWIEGHTVIGENCIIGPNSEVKNSRIGNDTLIRHSVVHDSEVGSDVTIGPFAHIRPLCKIGDDVRIGNFVEIKKATFGDGSKASHLSYIGDAEVGAHVNIGCGTITVNYDGVNKYVTKIEDGAFIGCNSNLIAPVTVGSGAYVAAGSTITDDVPSEALAIARARQTNKENYVERLQAKKKS, encoded by the coding sequence ATGAGACGATATGCGATCATTTTAGCGGCTGGACAGGGGACGCGCATGCGTTCAAAGCTGTATAAAGTGTTGCACCCTGTCTGTGGAAAGCCGATGGTACAACATGTAGTGGATGCGATTTCTACATTGCATGTAGACCGACTAATTACGGTTGTTGGTTTTGGAGCAGAACGAGTAAAAGAACAACTCGGCAGTCAAAGTGAATATGTCATTCAAGAACAACAACTTGGGACGGCACATGCTGTTTTGCAAGCAGCACCTCATTTAGCTGATAAAGATGGTGTGACTCTCGTTGTTTGTGGAGATACGCCATTGATCACCTCAGAAACGATGGAAGCGCTTTTACAACATCATTTACAAACAAAAGCGAAAGCAACGATTTTAACCGCCCTTGCAGAAGATCCAACAGGATACGGTCGCATTGTCCGAAATGAAGATGGACATGTCGAAAAAATTGTAGAACATAAAGACGCAACAGAAGAAGAACGAAACATTCGAGAAATTAATACAGGGACATATTGTTTCGATAATCGTGCATTATTTGAAGCGCTTACGAAAGTGTCAAACGACAATGCACAAGGAGAATATTATTTACCAGATGTCATCGAAATTTTGAAAAAACAAGGCGAAATCATTTCAGCATATGAAACACCAGTGTTTGAAGAAACGTTAGGTGTAAATGACCGCATTGCGCTTGCACAAGCAGAAAAAATTATGCGTGCGCGCATTCATCGTAAACATATGGCAAATGGTGTGACAATCATCGATCCAGAGCATACGTATATAGGACCAGATGTACACATTGGACAGGATACAATCATTTATCCAGGGACATGGATTGAGGGGCATACGGTGATCGGTGAAAACTGTATCATCGGACCGAATAGTGAAGTGAAAAATAGCCGTATTGGCAACGACACATTGATTCGTCATTCGGTTGTACATGATAGTGAAGTAGGATCAGATGTAACTATCGGTCCATTTGCGCATATTCGTCCGCTATGTAAAATTGGTGATGATGTGAGAATCGGAAACTTCGTCGAAATAAAAAAAGCGACGTTTGGAGACGGCAGTAAAGCATCGCACTTAAGTTATATTGGGGACGCTGAAGTAGGCGCACATGTCAATATTGGTTGCGGAACCATTACAGTAAATTATGATGGTGTCAATAAATACGTGACAAAAATTGAGGATGGTGCGTTTATTGGCTGTAATTCGAATTTAATTGCTCCTGTTACGGTCGGAAGTGGGGCGTATGTAGCGGCTGGTTCCACGATTACCGATGATGTACCTAGTGAAGCTTTAGCTATCGCTCGTGCTCGACAAACAAATAAAGAAAATTATGTTGAACGTCTACAAGCGAAGAAAAAATCCTAA
- a CDS encoding septation protein SpoVG, which translates to MEVTDVRLRRVNTEGRMRAIASITLDHEFVVHDIRVIEGNNGLFVAMPSKRTPDGEFRDIAHPINSTTRGKIQEAVLAEYHRAGELEKELEEAGAS; encoded by the coding sequence ATGGAAGTAACTGACGTGAGATTACGCCGCGTGAATACCGAAGGACGTATGAGAGCGATTGCCTCGATCACTTTGGATCATGAATTTGTTGTTCATGATATTCGTGTCATCGAAGGCAATAACGGCTTGTTTGTCGCCATGCCAAGCAAGCGTACTCCTGACGGGGAATTCCGTGACATCGCTCATCCAATTAACTCAACAACCCGCGGGAAAATCCAAGAGGCTGTTTTAGCTGAATATCACCGTGCCGGTGAGTTGGAAAAAGAGCTTGAAGAAGCAGGTGCTTCGTAA
- a CDS encoding RidA family protein, with amino-acid sequence MKVVHTNQAPQAIGPYSQGIIVNNMFYSSGQIALTPEGEMVQGDIQAQTHQVFKNLQAVLEAAGASLETVVKTTVFLKDMNDFVAMNEVYGQYFRDHKPARSAVEVARLPKDALIEIEVVALVKQS; translated from the coding sequence ATGAAAGTTGTACACACAAATCAAGCTCCACAAGCCATTGGACCATATTCACAAGGCATTATCGTCAACAACATGTTTTACAGTTCTGGACAAATTGCTTTAACTCCTGAAGGAGAAATGGTGCAAGGGGATATTCAAGCACAAACGCATCAAGTATTCAAAAATTTGCAAGCGGTGCTTGAAGCGGCAGGAGCGTCTTTAGAAACGGTTGTGAAAACAACGGTGTTTTTAAAAGACATGAACGATTTTGTGGCGATGAATGAAGTATATGGCCAATATTTCCGCGATCATAAACCAGCGCGTTCTGCTGTTGAAGTTGCTCGTTTACCAAAAGACGCGTTAATTGAAATTGAAGTTGTTGCGCTTGTTAAACAATCGTAA
- a CDS encoding pur operon repressor has translation MKLRRSSRLVDMTHYLLYHPHQLVPLTFFAERYGSAKSSISEDLAIIKQTFEQQGIGLLRTLPGAAGGVQYVPKISETEAKQFIQQLCTSLADPDRLLPGGYLYMTDLLGDTRIVNQIGRLYASAFAHEHIDFVVTVATKGIPLAYAVASFLNVPVVIIRRDSKVTEGSMVSINYVSGSSKRIQTMVLSKRSLTEGANVLIIDDFMKAGGTINGMISLLAEFHANVVGIGVLVESEEAEERLVDEYVSLVKLTSVNVKEKQITVEEGNYFHFVK, from the coding sequence ATGAAATTAAGGCGAAGTAGTCGGCTTGTCGATATGACACACTATTTGCTTTATCATCCACATCAGCTCGTCCCGCTTACTTTTTTTGCGGAGCGATACGGATCAGCGAAATCGTCGATTAGCGAAGATTTAGCTATTATTAAGCAAACGTTTGAACAGCAAGGAATCGGTTTGTTGCGTACGCTTCCTGGGGCAGCCGGTGGAGTGCAATACGTACCAAAAATATCAGAAACGGAAGCGAAACAATTTATTCAGCAACTATGTACAAGCTTAGCTGATCCCGATCGGCTATTGCCAGGGGGCTATTTGTATATGACAGATTTGCTTGGCGATACGCGCATCGTTAACCAAATTGGTCGCTTATATGCTTCTGCGTTTGCCCATGAACATATCGATTTTGTTGTAACTGTCGCGACGAAAGGGATTCCTTTAGCTTACGCTGTTGCAAGCTTTTTAAATGTACCTGTCGTCATTATTCGCCGCGACAGTAAAGTGACAGAAGGGTCAATGGTCAGTATCAACTACGTATCTGGTTCGTCTAAACGTATTCAAACGATGGTGCTATCGAAGCGAAGTTTGACAGAAGGAGCGAACGTCTTAATCATCGATGATTTTATGAAAGCGGGCGGAACCATTAATGGTATGATTAGTTTGCTTGCAGAATTCCACGCAAACGTTGTTGGGATTGGTGTGCTTGTTGAATCGGAAGAAGCAGAAGAACGACTCGTTGATGAATATGTTTCACTCGTGAAACTAACATCTGTCAATGTAAAAGAAAAACAAATTACAGTAGAAGAAGGAAATTACTTTCATTTTGTCAAATAA
- a CDS encoding 4-(cytidine 5'-diphospho)-2-C-methyl-D-erythritol kinase, whose translation MRLLVKAPAKINLSLDVLHKRPDGYHEVKMVMTTIDLADRVELTDLYSDTIQIISHNRFVPDDERNLAYQAAKLLKEKLGVRRGVAISITKYIPVAAGLAGGSSDAAATLRGLNKLWGLGLSLDELAEIGAEIGSDVPFCVYGGTAIATGRGEKIEHIPAPPSSWVILAKPTIGVSTAEVYRNLQLQSVNHPDVDGMVAAIREKDYEKICALAGNVLESVTLNMYPEVAQIKEQMKRFGADVSLMSGSGPTVFGLVQHDSRLQRVYNGLRGFCEHVYAVRLIGERHEQ comes from the coding sequence TTGAGGTTGTTAGTGAAAGCACCAGCAAAAATTAATTTATCCCTCGATGTATTACATAAGCGTCCAGACGGCTACCATGAAGTAAAAATGGTGATGACGACGATTGATTTAGCTGACCGTGTGGAGTTAACGGATTTGTATAGCGATACGATCCAAATTATTTCACATAATCGCTTTGTGCCAGATGATGAACGAAATTTAGCATATCAAGCAGCTAAATTGTTGAAAGAAAAGCTAGGTGTTCGTCGGGGGGTAGCGATTTCCATTACGAAGTATATTCCCGTTGCGGCAGGTCTTGCAGGTGGAAGCAGCGATGCAGCTGCGACGTTACGTGGATTAAATAAACTATGGGGGTTAGGTTTAAGTTTAGACGAGCTCGCTGAAATTGGAGCGGAGATTGGCTCGGACGTTCCGTTTTGCGTATACGGAGGAACAGCGATTGCGACAGGACGGGGAGAGAAAATTGAGCATATTCCTGCACCACCGTCAAGCTGGGTTATTTTAGCAAAACCAACAATTGGTGTATCGACGGCAGAGGTGTACCGAAATTTACAACTACAATCTGTGAATCATCCAGATGTAGACGGGATGGTTGCCGCGATTAGAGAAAAAGATTACGAAAAAATTTGTGCGCTTGCTGGGAACGTATTAGAAAGTGTCACGCTAAACATGTATCCTGAAGTTGCACAAATTAAGGAACAAATGAAACGTTTTGGTGCAGATGTATCATTAATGAGCGGAAGTGGCCCAACGGTGTTTGGTCTTGTTCAACATGATTCGCGGTTACAACGTGTATATAATGGTTTGCGTGGTTTTTGCGAACACGTATATGCTGTTCGATTAATTGGGGAAAGGCATGAACAATAA
- a CDS encoding ABC transporter permease gives MGKTLSEIKKVLDSNLGKRLTLKANGGRRKTIERCGVLAQTYPSVFVVELDQEENAFERVSYSYADVLTETVQLTFLDDEQVAISSSHS, from the coding sequence ATGGGAAAAACATTGTCGGAAATTAAAAAAGTGTTGGATTCGAATCTCGGTAAAAGATTGACGTTAAAAGCGAACGGTGGGCGTCGAAAGACAATCGAGCGTTGCGGCGTGTTAGCCCAAACATATCCGTCCGTATTTGTTGTTGAACTCGATCAAGAAGAAAACGCTTTTGAACGTGTATCATACAGTTATGCAGACGTGTTGACGGAGACGGTGCAACTTACATTTTTAGATGATGAACAAGTAGCAATAAGCAGCTCACATTCATGA
- a CDS encoding sporulation peptidase YabG — MIQVGDIVARKSYECDILFRVIDIKEKEGEKEAILYGEDVRLIADAPFSDLVVIDEREKKRRKEEEKRHIEQCYKLLRQDYRLLREKSEYDATGGYEVKMDFFQLPGRVLHMDGDPLYLRKCMQLYERIGVPVYGVHCHETDMPDRIIPLLEQVRPDILVVTGHDAYSKSKGPVHDLKAYRHSKYFVQTVKQARKKIPNLDQLVIFAGACQSHFESLIRAGANFASSPARVNIHALDPVYIVSRVSFTPFMDRINVWDVLRNTLTGEKGLGGVETRGVLRTGMPFRTMDEQT, encoded by the coding sequence ATGATTCAAGTGGGAGATATTGTTGCACGAAAATCGTATGAATGTGATATTTTGTTTCGGGTTATTGATATAAAAGAAAAAGAAGGGGAAAAAGAAGCTATTTTATATGGGGAGGATGTTCGCCTTATAGCCGATGCTCCGTTTTCTGATTTAGTTGTTATTGACGAGCGGGAAAAAAAGAGAAGAAAAGAAGAAGAAAAGCGGCATATTGAGCAGTGCTATAAATTGTTGCGTCAAGATTATCGGTTGCTACGAGAAAAAAGTGAATATGATGCGACAGGCGGATATGAAGTGAAAATGGATTTTTTCCAACTACCGGGACGTGTGCTTCATATGGATGGCGACCCGCTTTATTTAAGAAAATGCATGCAACTGTATGAACGAATCGGGGTCCCGGTATATGGTGTTCATTGTCATGAAACAGATATGCCCGATCGTATTATTCCACTACTTGAACAAGTGCGCCCAGATATTTTAGTTGTAACAGGGCATGATGCGTATTCAAAATCGAAAGGACCGGTACATGATTTAAAGGCGTATCGTCATTCGAAATATTTTGTACAAACGGTGAAACAGGCACGCAAAAAAATTCCGAATCTCGATCAACTTGTCATTTTTGCCGGGGCGTGTCAATCTCATTTTGAATCGCTTATTCGGGCAGGCGCGAACTTTGCAAGCTCTCCTGCACGCGTCAATATTCATGCGCTTGATCCCGTATATATTGTTTCACGGGTTAGTTTCACTCCTTTTATGGATCGAATTAACGTATGGGATGTATTAAGAAATACATTGACAGGGGAAAAAGGGCTTGGTGGGGTTGAAACGCGCGGTGTTTTGCGGACAGGGATGCCTTTTCGAACGATGGATGAGCAAACATAA
- a CDS encoding ribosomal RNA small subunit methyltransferase A — MYKDIATPTRTKEILEKYGFSFKKSLGQNFLIEPNILHRIVDFAQLSERTGVIEIGPGIGALTEQLARRAKKVVAFEIDQRLLPILADTLSPYTNVSIIHEDILKADVQQVIAEQFTDVDDIMVVANLPYYVTTPIIMKLLTDRLPIRGMVVMLQKEVADRMAAKPGTKDYGSLTIAVQYYTHAETVMHVPRTVFVPKPNVDSAVIRLLKREQPAVSVSNEDFFFAVVRASFGQRRKTILNNLLNQLPNGKEKKEQIENALANAGIDPKRRGETLAIAEFATLSEQLYPIFYEEA; from the coding sequence ATGTATAAAGATATTGCTACACCGACCCGTACAAAAGAAATTTTAGAGAAGTATGGCTTTTCGTTCAAAAAAAGTTTAGGTCAAAATTTTTTAATTGAGCCGAATATTTTACATCGCATTGTTGATTTCGCTCAACTTTCTGAACGAACAGGTGTCATTGAAATTGGACCAGGAATCGGGGCGCTTACGGAGCAACTAGCGCGGCGAGCCAAAAAAGTGGTCGCATTTGAAATTGATCAACGGCTTCTTCCTATTTTAGCAGATACGCTTTCCCCATATACGAATGTATCAATCATTCACGAAGATATATTAAAAGCAGATGTACAACAAGTGATAGCGGAACAGTTCACAGATGTTGATGATATTATGGTTGTTGCCAACTTGCCGTATTACGTCACGACACCAATTATTATGAAGTTGTTGACTGATCGTTTACCTATTCGCGGTATGGTCGTTATGTTACAAAAAGAGGTGGCTGATCGTATGGCAGCGAAACCAGGCACAAAAGATTATGGTTCTTTGACGATTGCTGTGCAATATTATACGCATGCTGAAACGGTGATGCATGTGCCGAGAACGGTATTTGTGCCAAAGCCAAATGTCGATTCTGCCGTTATTCGTTTATTGAAACGAGAGCAACCTGCCGTTTCTGTCTCGAATGAAGATTTTTTCTTTGCTGTCGTTCGTGCGAGTTTTGGACAGCGGCGGAAAACGATTTTAAATAATTTACTGAACCAATTGCCAAACGGCAAGGAGAAAAAAGAACAGATTGAAAATGCGCTCGCGAATGCTGGTATTGATCCGAAACGTAGAGGAGAGACGCTCGCCATTGCTGAGTTCGCTACATTAAGCGAACAGCTATATCCCATTTTTTATGAAGAGGCTTAA
- a CDS encoding ribonuclease M5, which yields MEAFMKIKEIIVVEGRDDTVAIRRAVDADTIETNGAAINDETIERIRLAQQQRGVIIFTDPDYPGEKIRKTIAERVPGCKHAFLTREEARGKRGKGLGVEHASIEAIRTALLNVYEEMIDPEEEISFQQLVDAGLIGGPFARARRERLGQLLKIGYTNGKQLHKRLQMFQISKEQFIEAMKQVIQEEEHV from the coding sequence ATGGAGGCTTTTATGAAAATTAAGGAAATTATCGTTGTGGAAGGGCGCGATGACACTGTAGCGATTCGTCGTGCGGTAGATGCTGATACGATTGAAACGAACGGTGCAGCTATTAACGATGAAACGATCGAACGCATTCGTTTAGCTCAACAACAGCGCGGAGTCATTATTTTTACCGATCCGGATTATCCGGGTGAAAAAATTCGTAAAACAATTGCTGAACGTGTGCCGGGATGCAAACATGCCTTTTTAACGCGTGAAGAAGCGCGAGGAAAGCGCGGAAAAGGTCTCGGTGTTGAGCACGCTTCGATTGAAGCGATTCGCACAGCGTTATTGAACGTTTACGAGGAAATGATTGATCCGGAAGAAGAAATATCATTTCAACAGCTTGTCGATGCAGGGTTAATTGGTGGTCCATTCGCACGCGCTCGCCGTGAGCGGTTAGGTCAATTATTAAAAATTGGTTATACAAACGGAAAACAGCTGCATAAACGGTTACAAATGTTTCAAATTTCAAAAGAACAATTTATAGAAGCGATGAAGCAAGTCATACAGGAGGAAGAACATGTATAA
- a CDS encoding IS4 family transposase: MHKHTTLPNLMQKIVSDEDLQSITEAVGYHDTSRTFTVRTLVDFFLLAALHEWKSFRHGADVAKMYGLPTFHYSTVSKKAKEVPYEVMKRLFALVVSKCNRQTRRSLRFPKALRIVDSTTVTVGKNRLTWAPYHGERSGVKMHVAYSPEQQMPSDIVETVGLRHDGPVGERLTDVQTVLVEDRAYFKIERLDRFVEQKQPFVIRMKDNVEIHQKKSLKRLSSSSSSIVADFTCRLGTKQCRSKKRHRVVIFQDANEHEIHVVTNVLEASAEKIAEMYQERWTVEVFFRWIKQYLNVPTLFGTNEHAVYNQLFAAFIAYVLLRWLYHRTEKRTTSSLTFLSFVRRFFSGQLPLEWKSEMAAVLFEYARIYGRSMPNFG; the protein is encoded by the coding sequence ATGCACAAGCATACCACACTCCCAAATTTGATGCAAAAAATTGTTTCTGATGAAGATCTCCAGTCGATTACCGAAGCCGTTGGCTACCATGACACTTCGCGGACGTTTACGGTGCGCACGTTGGTTGATTTTTTTCTGCTGGCGGCACTTCACGAATGGAAAAGTTTCCGTCATGGTGCCGATGTGGCGAAAATGTACGGATTGCCGACGTTTCATTACTCGACGGTTTCTAAGAAAGCGAAAGAAGTTCCGTACGAGGTGATGAAGCGCTTATTTGCTTTGGTTGTTTCTAAGTGCAATCGCCAAACCCGCCGTTCGCTTCGCTTTCCAAAAGCATTGCGTATAGTAGACTCCACGACCGTCACCGTGGGGAAAAACCGCCTGACATGGGCACCCTATCATGGGGAACGATCCGGAGTGAAAATGCACGTCGCGTATTCCCCTGAGCAACAAATGCCGAGCGACATCGTAGAAACCGTAGGGTTGCGCCACGATGGACCGGTGGGAGAGCGGCTCACAGACGTACAAACGGTTCTTGTCGAAGATCGAGCGTACTTTAAAATTGAACGCCTCGATCGGTTTGTCGAACAGAAGCAACCGTTTGTGATTCGGATGAAAGACAATGTCGAGATCCATCAAAAAAAGAGCCTAAAGCGCCTTTCTTCCTCCTCTTCTTCTATTGTGGCGGATTTTACTTGCCGGTTAGGAACGAAACAATGTCGCTCCAAAAAGCGCCATCGCGTCGTGATCTTTCAGGATGCGAACGAGCATGAAATCCATGTGGTCACGAACGTCTTAGAGGCATCGGCGGAAAAGATTGCCGAGATGTATCAAGAACGTTGGACAGTGGAAGTGTTTTTCCGATGGATCAAGCAATATCTAAACGTTCCGACCTTATTTGGCACCAACGAGCATGCGGTATACAACCAACTTTTTGCGGCATTTATCGCTTATGTGTTACTGAGATGGCTATATCATCGAACGGAAAAACGGACAACCTCGTCCCTTACCTTTCTTTCGTTTGTCCGTCGTTTTTTCTCTGGGCAACTTCCTCTCGAATGGAAATCCGAGATGGCAGCTGTCTTATTTGAGTATGCCCGAATATATGGGAGGAGTATGCCTAATTTTGGATAA
- a CDS encoding hydrolase TatD: protein MLFDTHAHLNATQFNEDVGQVIERARAEGVSHIVVVGFDRPTIERAMELAEQYSFIYAAVGWHPVDAIHMTDEDLSMIERLAAHPKVVALGEMGLDYYWDQSPKDVQKEVFRKQIRLAKKVKLPIIIHNRDATADIVDILREENAGEVGGVMHCFSGSIEVARQCMDMNFYISFGGPVTFKNAKKPKEVAKEIPLDRLLIETDCPYLTPHPFRGKRNEPSYVKYVAEAIAELKGLSFEEVAQKTSDNAKRLFGII from the coding sequence ATGTTATTTGATACACATGCACATTTAAATGCGACGCAATTTAACGAAGATGTGGGGCAAGTCATTGAACGTGCACGTGCAGAAGGTGTGTCACATATTGTAGTTGTCGGTTTTGATCGCCCGACAATTGAACGCGCCATGGAGTTAGCTGAGCAATATTCGTTTATTTATGCAGCTGTCGGATGGCATCCTGTTGATGCGATTCATATGACTGATGAAGACCTCAGCATGATTGAACGTTTAGCAGCACATCCGAAAGTTGTTGCGCTCGGTGAAATGGGGCTTGACTATTATTGGGATCAATCACCGAAAGACGTACAAAAAGAAGTGTTTCGTAAACAAATTCGTTTAGCAAAAAAGGTGAAGTTGCCGATTATTATACATAATCGCGATGCAACAGCGGACATTGTTGATATTTTACGAGAAGAGAATGCAGGAGAAGTCGGGGGCGTAATGCATTGTTTTAGCGGAAGTATAGAAGTAGCTCGGCAATGTATGGATATGAATTTTTATATTTCGTTTGGTGGTCCTGTTACGTTTAAAAATGCAAAAAAACCGAAAGAAGTAGCAAAAGAAATTCCGCTTGATCGGCTGCTTATTGAAACGGACTGTCCGTATTTAACGCCGCATCCGTTTCGCGGAAAACGAAACGAACCAAGCTACGTAAAGTATGTTGCCGAAGCGATCGCCGAATTAAAAGGGTTATCTTTTGAAGAAGTTGCTCAAAAAACGTCCGACAACGCCAAGCGATTATTCGGCATCATTTGA
- a CDS encoding methionine--tRNA ligase has translation MTKKTFYITTPIYYPSDKLHIGHAYTTVAGDAMARYKRMRGYDVMYLTGTDEHGQKIQRKAEEKGVTPQQYVDEIVAGIKELWKKLDISYDDFIRTTEQRHKQVVEKIFARLLEQGDIYLDEYEGWYCTPCESFYTERQLVEGNCPDCGRPVEKVKEQSYFFRMSKYVDRLLAFYEENPQFIQPESRKNEMINNFIKPGLEDLAVSRTTFDWGIPVPGDPKHVIYVWIDALSNYITALGYGTENDEKYKTYWPADVHLVGKEIVRFHTIYWPIMLMALDLPLPKKVFAHGWLLMKDGKMSKSKGNVVDPVTLIDRYGLDALRYYLLREVPFGSDGVFTPEGFVERINYDLANDLGNLLNRTVAMIEKYFAGRVPVYSGTHTSFDEQLVQMAYDTVRQYEEAMEQMQFSQALTAVWQLISRTNKYIDETQPWVLAKDEATREQLASVMSHLAESLRYVAVLLQPFLTATPKRMFAQLGIQDEKLMSWDSLQTFGASQHERMVEKGAPLFPRLDVQEEVQYIQSQMKGTVANTEEKQEQNEETSEEITIDDFMKVDLRVAQVIHAEPIPKADRLLKLQLDLGYEKRQVVSGIAKYYKPEDLIGKKVICVTNLKPVKLRGELSQGMILAGEKDGVLSLATVDESLPNGAKVK, from the coding sequence GTGACGAAAAAGACGTTTTATATTACTACACCTATTTATTATCCGAGTGATAAATTACATATCGGTCATGCGTATACGACGGTAGCTGGCGATGCAATGGCGAGATATAAACGGATGCGTGGCTACGACGTCATGTATTTAACAGGAACGGATGAACATGGCCAAAAAATCCAGCGAAAAGCGGAAGAAAAAGGGGTTACTCCACAACAGTATGTCGACGAAATTGTTGCAGGCATTAAAGAATTATGGAAGAAGCTTGATATTTCTTATGATGATTTTATTCGCACGACGGAACAACGTCATAAACAAGTTGTCGAAAAAATTTTTGCTCGCCTTTTAGAACAAGGAGATATTTATTTGGATGAATATGAAGGATGGTATTGCACACCTTGTGAATCGTTTTACACGGAGCGACAGCTAGTTGAAGGAAATTGTCCAGACTGCGGGCGTCCTGTAGAAAAAGTAAAAGAACAATCGTACTTTTTCCGTATGAGCAAATATGTTGATCGTTTATTGGCGTTTTATGAAGAAAATCCGCAATTTATTCAGCCAGAATCGCGTAAAAACGAAATGATCAACAATTTCATCAAGCCAGGATTAGAAGACTTAGCTGTATCACGGACGACGTTTGATTGGGGCATTCCTGTTCCTGGAGATCCGAAACATGTCATTTATGTATGGATTGATGCGTTGTCCAACTACATTACTGCGCTAGGATATGGAACGGAAAATGACGAAAAATACAAAACGTATTGGCCGGCCGATGTCCATCTTGTTGGAAAGGAAATTGTTCGTTTCCATACGATTTATTGGCCAATTATGTTGATGGCGCTAGATCTTCCGCTTCCGAAAAAAGTGTTTGCACATGGCTGGTTGCTTATGAAAGACGGAAAAATGTCGAAATCGAAAGGAAATGTTGTCGATCCCGTTACGTTAATTGACCGATATGGGTTGGATGCGTTACGTTACTATTTGCTTCGTGAAGTGCCGTTTGGCTCAGATGGCGTGTTTACACCAGAAGGTTTTGTTGAACGCATTAACTACGATTTAGCGAATGATTTAGGGAACTTGTTAAATCGGACGGTAGCGATGATCGAAAAATATTTTGCTGGTCGTGTTCCTGTATATAGCGGAACGCACACATCGTTTGATGAACAGCTTGTGCAAATGGCATATGATACGGTGAGACAATATGAAGAAGCGATGGAGCAAATGCAATTTTCGCAAGCTCTAACTGCCGTTTGGCAGCTCATTAGTCGCACGAACAAATATATTGATGAAACACAACCATGGGTACTAGCGAAAGACGAAGCAACGCGTGAACAGTTAGCTTCTGTCATGTCACATTTAGCGGAGTCGCTTCGTTATGTAGCTGTTTTATTGCAGCCGTTTTTGACCGCAACGCCAAAACGGATGTTTGCTCAACTAGGCATTCAAGATGAAAAGCTGATGAGCTGGGACAGCTTACAAACGTTTGGTGCTTCACAACATGAGCGAATGGTTGAAAAAGGAGCACCGCTGTTTCCTCGTTTAGACGTTCAAGAGGAAGTGCAATACATTCAATCACAGATGAAGGGGACAGTAGCAAATACAGAAGAAAAACAAGAACAAAACGAGGAAACAAGCGAAGAAATTACAATTGACGATTTTATGAAAGTTGATTTGCGTGTCGCACAAGTGATTCACGCTGAACCAATTCCAAAAGCCGATCGCTTACTTAAGCTGCAACTTGATTTAGGATATGAAAAACGTCAAGTTGTATCAGGTATTGCGAAATATTACAAACCAGAGGACTTAATTGGGAAAAAAGTGATTTGTGTGACGAATTTAAAACCTGTCAAACTGCGTGGAGAATTATCACAGGGTATGATTTTAGCAGGAGAAAAAGATGGTGTATTATCGTTGGCGACAGTAGACGAGTCGCTTCCAAATGGTGCAAAAGTGAAGTAA
- a CDS encoding transition state regulator Abh → MKSTGIVRKVDELGRVVIPIELRRTLGIAEKDALEIYVDDERIILKKYKPNMTCVVTGEVSDDNFKLADGKIILSKEGAEALLQEIQNLLQQSK, encoded by the coding sequence ATGAAATCAACAGGTATTGTTCGTAAAGTAGATGAATTAGGTCGTGTAGTTATTCCAATTGAATTGCGCCGTACATTAGGTATCGCGGAAAAAGATGCGTTAGAAATTTATGTAGACGATGAGCGCATCATTTTGAAAAAATACAAACCAAATATGACTTGCGTAGTAACTGGGGAAGTATCTGACGACAACTTCAAACTTGCAGACGGAAAAATCATTTTAAGCAAAGAAGGCGCAGAAGCATTATTACAAGAAATTCAAAACCTTCTTCAACAATCAAAATAA